The Aliidiomarina minuta nucleotide sequence AAAAAAGGTCAGCTGAGTGCTCATGGAGAAGATGTTGAGCAGCATATTGCGCGCAGTTTTAAACGTATTCAGCGCCGCGGAGAGCTCCCGTTAAGCCAGGCTGCGGAGCAGGTAAAAATTGACATCAGTGCTTCCAGTCAGGATATATTTGATACTCTGCGTGGCTATCTTGATAGCTTCGCAGAGGCTGTGCCTGACGTTGCCATCAACGTGGAGTTAAATGGCATGCAGTTGGCAGAAAACTGCAGTAATTTATATCGCCTTAGTGGCAACGAACAGGTCTCTCAGTTGTACATGACTGCCAGTAAGGTAGTTAAACGCAACTCCCGGCGCAGTATTTATACATATCGTAATCTGCTGGAACCCTGGTTACGGCATTTACTGCTTTGTCAGCACTTCCAGCAGCCCGTGCAGACGGTAATAGTGGGCGAGGGCGGTGCGGTCACTTTACCCCCTATTGATAACGAACAGGCCAGCTTATGGTTGCAGGATCTGGCTGTTGTAATGCAGCGAGCACTGCGTGAACCACTCCCCGTAGCGCTGGCTTTGGGCCTTCCGTGGTTAGAAATGGAAGACGAGAAGCGCTCTGAGTCAGCATTGCATAATATATATGAGGGTAGTGCGTTTAGCCCGGGACAAAAAGAGCACCTGCCTTATCTGGCACGTTTTTATGGTGATGTCAGTAGCTTACTGCATAGTGACGATTTTGCGGCCTTAAGCGCGAAGCTATATCAGCCTTTACTGGATACGCTCAGTAAGGAGACCAGTAAATGACTGCTTCAGTGACGTTGAAAAATCCGATGTCGCTGCCACTCACGGGCAGCTCCCTTATAGAAGCCAGCGCAGGTACCGGTAAAACCTATACTATCGCTGCAGCATATGTGCGGTTCATTATCGCTCATGTGCCTAACCGTCAGGGCACAGAGTTGCAACGGGAAGCCTTATTACCGCCGGACATTTTAGTGGTTACTTTTACTAAAGCGGCTACGGCTGAGCTGAAAGAACGCATCAGGGCGCGTTTGGTGGAAGCGGCAAAATGGTTTCGTGAAACGACATCAGCTAAGCATAAAGACGCTTTTTTGCAGGCGCTGCGCGAGGACTATGATGAAGCTTACTGGCCTGCCTGTGCCCGTTCTTTACAGGTAGCCGCGGAGTGGATGGATGAAGCCAGTGTTTCGACTATTCACAGCTGGTGTCAGTCAATGTTGCGAGAACACGCTTTTAGTAGCGGTAGCCTTTTTAAGCAGGAACTTTCGACAGACTTAGAACCATTTAAACTGGAAGCTACCCGCGACTACTGGCGGAACTTTTATTATGCGCTTAACGCGGAAGATTATCAGCAGGTAGCCAGTTGCTGGAAAACACCTTATCAACTCTATCAGGCAGTCCGTAATCTATGGTCTGGTGGCCAGTATGATGAGGTACCGACCGTATTAGATATGCAGGCTGTGTATCGTGCTCGTGATCAGCGTATTGCAGAACATTTAAAGCCATATAAAGCAAAGTGGAAGTTATGGGCTGATCAGCTGATTGAGTTTATTGAGCAGGCCGAAGCGCAGAATAAGTTGACCAATAAGCGTAAGTTGTCCGCTAAAAAAGCACGGACCGAGCTGGAGCCGGTAAAAAACTGGGCGATGGATGAGCAGGCTCAGGAATTGAAAATATCACCTACTTTCGCCAATCATTTAACCAGCCAGGGTCTGGCTGAGCTTTACGAGGGTACTGTACCTGAGCTGCCCGGGCTGAATCAGTTAAGCCGATTACAGGAGGCGGTTAAGAAGCTGCCTGGCATTAAAACAGATTTGACCTGGCATGCGGTAGCCTGGATTAAAGATCGCTTTCAGCGACAGTTGCAACGGCAAGCACTCATGGGGTTTGACGATATTATAAAAAATACTCGTCAGGCGCTGGAAGGAGAGCAGGGACAGCATTTAGGCGAGATCATGCGAGCGCAGTTCCCTGTCGCTTTGATCGATGAGTTTCAGGATACTGACCCGGATCAATATGCCATCTTCAATGCCGTGTATCAGGTCGCTGAAAATGATCAGCAAACGGCGGTATTTTTAATTGGTGATCCTAAACAGGCCATTTATGCTTTTCGCGGAGCTGATATTTATACCTACCTGCAAGCCCGGGCCGATACTGCTGGACGCCATTTCACTCTGGCTCGTAACTTTCGTTCTACCAGCGCTATGGTAAATGCTGGTAATCAGTTGTTTTTGCCGGCAGAGCGACGGCCCGGTAAAAAAGCTTTCTTATTTGGCGACGGGGATTTTAATCCGGTTCCTTATACCGAAGTGGAGGCAAGTGGCCTTAAAAAAAGGTTACTTATTGATAATCAGGATGCTTCACCTTTGCAGCTCTGGACGTCGCAGCCAGAAGAGGATACTGAGCTAAAAGGGGAGACTTATCAGCAAACACAGGCCGAGAGCTTTGCCACTTACATCACGGAATTGTTAAACCTGAGTACTGCAGGTAAGGCTGGTATCCTTGATGAAGATCAGTGGCAGCCCTTACAAACCAAAGATATAGCGATCCTGGTGAATAACAGGTTTGAAGCCCGGCAAATGCAGAGCGCATTGCGCCAGCGTAATATTCCCAGCGTGTATCTGTCAGACAGTAATTCTGTGTATGACGCACCAGTAGCTATTGATTTACTGGCCATACTACATGCTTGCGCCAACCCCGGCGACGCCAGAGCATTAATGGTGGTGTTAAGTTCCAGTTTGCTGAACCTGGATATAAGCGAACTGGACCAATTGCGGGACGATGACTTTTTATGGGATAAGCGTGTTGAGCAATTTATCGAGCTTGGTGACAAGTGGGACCGTCAGGGTGTTCTTACTATGTTGCATGCCGTGTTACATCAATTCCAGGTACCACAGCGGCTGAAAGCAGAACAGGGCGGCGAGCGTTTGTTGACCGACCTGCTGCATCTGGCTGAATTGTTACAGCAGGCAGCTTCCAGCCTGGAGGGCGAACAGGCGCTCATTCGCTACTTTACTGAGCAGATATACGCAGAGCGGGAAAGCCACAGTGATGAGCAGGTTGTGCGTTTAGAAAGCGACGCCGATTTGATTCAGATAGTAACTATTCATAAATCTAAAGGTCTCGAATATCCACTGGTATTTTTACCTTTTATTTCAGCTTGCAGACCGCAGACGGCTGGCAAAGGTGTGCTGCATTATCATGACTCTTCAGGCATAAGGCAAAGCACGCTGGAACCTGATGACGATGCCTTGCAGCAAGCTGAAGAAGAGCGTCTGGGGGAGGATATTCGCAAGCTTTATGTGGCGGTAACCCGGGCTAAGTTTGCCTGTTGGGCTAGTCTGGCGCCAGTTAAAAACTGGCAAAGCAGCGCACTGGCGTATCTGGCTGGAGCGCAGCAGGACTTTGTCGAGGCAGCGCTCAGTACCTGGGCCGAATCAGCGGTGAAGGTGAGTCCTTTGCCAGAGGCAACCGCTGATAGCTACCAGCCTGTGGTGCGGGAAGATCTTCAGCTGGCGCATTGTAAAATGCCGCCTGGGAGAGTGCTTGAGAATTGGTGGATTGCCAGTTACAGCGCCTTAAAATACGGTGCAATGCGCGAACCGGAATCAGCGCTTGAGGCAAACTTGCAAGAACTGGAGCTGCAAGAAGTAGAGCTGCAAGAAGTAGAGCTGCAAGAATTAGAACTGCAAGAATTAGAACTGAATGAAAAGCTAATTGATAGACCTGCAGCGGGTGGCATTCACCAGTTACCCCGGGGCGCAGGGCCCGGTACCTTCCTACATAACTTACTGGAAGATGCTGCACAAACAGGTTTTGCTGAAATAGCAGCGCAAGCCGACAGCCGTATGGCTCTGATTGAGAGGCGTTGCCGAAGCAGCCATTGGGCGGAGCGCACTGAATTGTTGAATAACTGGCTGCAGGCTTATTTAAATACTGAATTTGTTGCTGGCGATAGCTCCTTGCGGTTATGCGATCTCCAGGTGTATAAAGCAGAACCCGAGTTTTGGTTTCGGGTTCAGGGGGTTAATGCAGTCGCTCTGGACAACCTGGTTATTGAACAGGTGTTGCCCGGCCATGCTCGTCCAGGTCTTCTTAATAACTACCTGAATGGTATGTTAAAAGGCTTTATTGACCTGATTTTTGAATACCAGGGCAAATATTACGTAGCTGATTATAAGTCTAATTACCTGGGGCCTGATGATGCGTCTTACACGCAGGAAACGATGCGCGACAAGATTCTGAACAGCCGTTATGACATGCAGTATGTGATTTATATCCTGGCTTTGCATAAATTATTACAGTCCCGGCTGGGAGATGCTTACGATTATGATGAGCATGTTGGTGGCGCGCTTTATTTATTTCTGCGTGGACATAATGCCCCTTCACGCGGAGCTTTTTTTGATAAACCCAGTCGCCAGCTCATTGAGCAACTGGATGCACTGCTAACCGCACAGGGAGAAGATAATGTCTGAACTGATGCGGCTATTGCAAAACTGGCAGCAGGCTGGCTGGATAGGCCAGCTTGATATGGCTTTTGCTAAATTTGTGCAGCAGGAGAGTGACGCCAGTGACCTGGTAACTCTGGCTGCTGCTCTGCTTTCTCACCAGGTTGGTCGCGGTCATGTATGCATGGACCTGGAAGGCTTGCTGAAAGCTCCGGAACAGGTGTTAGGGTTGCCTCCAGAACACTACCGGGGCGCCGGAGCTGAGCCGGATGAGCCTGTTACACCCTCGCTTTTACTGGCTTCCGTCGACCTTGATACCTGGTTGCAACAGTTGTCTGAGAGCAACGTGGTCTGCCAGCACAATGCCCCTTTGGTAATTGCCGGCAGGTATCTTTATTTAAGACGTTACTGGCAGCATGAGCATTTCATTGCGGAGGATCTATCGCGACGCATGGAAAATTCAGACAGCTCTGTGAGCCCACAACTATTACCTTTGTTGAATCAGTTATTTCAGCCTGTAAAACAAAAAAGCACGGCCACCCAGGATATGATGAGCCAGGTGAACTGGCAAAAGTTAGCCTGCGCAAATACATTGCGTAGTCAATTTAGCGTGATAACCGGGGGGCCAGGTACGGGCAAAACCTATACGGTCGTGCGCCTATTGGCGTTATTGCATAAGCTGCATGGTGCTAACGGCACTAACCCTCCGCGTATTCTGCTAGCAGCCCCGACGGGTAAAGCTGCCGCACGTTTGAAGAGCTCTATTTTGCAGGCACTGGGTGAGCTAAAAGATCCGCAAAAGAATCCGCAATTGCAAAACTGGCACCCGATCTTTGCGCAAATTAATGCAGAAAGTAGTACCTTGCATCGTATGCTGGGTAGTCAGAGCCGTCAGCGCGCTGGCTCCTTTCGCTATAACAAAGACAACCCTTTACCCGCTGATGTGCTGGTTATCGATGAAGCTTCTATGGTCGACATTGAGATGATGTCAGCTGTATTACAGGCATTGCCTGTACATGCCCGCCTGATTCTGCTTGGGGATAAAGACCAGTTAGCTTCTGTGGAAGCGGGAGCTGTGCTTGGGCAGCTATGCGCAGGAGCTGAGGCAGGAGGATACGACGAGAACACTTTTAATTACCTGCAAAGCATTAGTGATGAAACTGAGCTGCCTGCATCCTTAGCGGCTAGTGGGCCCGTTACTAGTAGGTTACAGCACGTCATTATGCTGCGTGTTAGCCGCCGCTTTGCTGATCAAAGTGGTATTGGCAAGCTGGCATTTGCAGTAAATGCAGGAGATTCGTCTGCAGTTGCTTCGATTATCAACGTTGCTGGTCAGGCGCCATACCAGGATATTCAGGTACTGGCTGCTGAAAACGCAGAGTCTGCGTCAGTAAAAACGCTGTGCCAGGAGGGTTTTGCCAGCTACCTGAAGTTATTAAAAGCCGGGCCTGGTGAAAATGCCAGTGAACAGGAGAACGACGAATGGGCGCGGAAGGTATTAAATGAATATGCTCAGTTCCAGCTACTTACTCCAGTGCGTGAAGGTGAATGGGGAGTTAGGCGCTTGAATGAGTTGGTGAAGGGCTGGCTACCGCGGCAGGGCGCAAGTAATGAGCAATGGTATGCCGGGCGTCCTGTAATGATAACAGCCAACGATTATAGTCTGAATCTGCGCAATGGGGATATTGGTATATTATTGCATCGGCACAGTGATGACACTAAGCGGGTGGTTTTTATTGATGGTGATAACAAAGTGCGTTGGGTATTACCCAGTCGGCTTACTCATGTGGAAACCGCGTATGCTATGACAGTGCATAAGTCCCAGGGCTCAGAGTTTACCCATACCGTTATGGTTATGCCGGATCGGGATAACCCCACGCTGAGCAAAGAATTACTCTATACCGGAATTACCCGGGCGAAAGAACGCCTGAGTCTGGTATTGCCTAAACCAGCGTTGCTGATTAATACAGTCACTAAACCAACTCAACGTCTCGGTGGATTGCGCTTCGGTGGAGAATGAGTTGTGATGGGACAGTGCTAAAAAGCGCTGTCCCATCACCATTTCATTACCTTTAACCTAGCCCATAAAGAATGCCTGAATGCCGCCTGCCGCTTGAGCATCGTGCATAAAGAGAACGAGTGCAGCCAGAGTCAGGATGGCATACAAAATATTGCTCAACGAGTACCAGCGAGAGCGATTTTGACGTCCATTCATTTTAATCATATTACCCTCCTGATTGATTAATCACTAAACTACCAGCACTCAAAGTATAGAAGAGTGCTGTGTAAGCAGAGTGTAAAGACTAAAGAGGGAGGACTATGTGACTGACTTTATGGAGAAAATAAATTGGAACTTATTTACTCTAGTGAACTACATAAAGTGACCCGGTTGCGACCCGCGTTTTTCCCTTTATAGACAGCCTGGTCAGCCTGGTTTAATACCATGTCTGCTCGTGGGACACCTTTTTGCATGGCTGCTATGCCAAAAGTCGCCGTCACTTTGAAGTTTTCACCGTTATGAGTGAAATTTAGCTGACCGATGACGATGCGTAATTTCTCTGCGAGAACAGCAGCTTCCTCGGGGCTGGTGTGAGGCATAATCAGAGCAAACTCTTCGCCGCCAATGCGGGCAAAAATATCCGTGCGACGTATGTTCTTCTGAACCTCTTCTGCGATGCGTTTTAGCACCTCATCGCCCATTGCATGGCCGTAGGTGTCATTCACTTTCTTAAAAAAATCTAAATCAAACATGGCGACACAAACTACTTGTTGCTCGCGTTGCACTGAGGCGAAGAACTCTTCCATACGCAGGATAAAAAAGCGGCGATTATAAATACCTGTCAATTCATCCGTAGAGGCAAGTTTTTTTAATTTATCCTGATACGCTCGCTGTTCGGTGATATCGACCACCATGCCAGCCCAAATGATGCTGCCGCTGCTGGTTCTTCGTGGGACTGAATAACCTGATACCCAAATGGTTTTATCAGGCAGACAAATCCGGTATTCAACTCTCCATTCTCGCATGCTTTCTGCGGATTGTTGAATACTCTCTTTTACTGCAGATAAATCGTCAGGGTGAATATGCTGGTAAACCATATCAGCATTGTCGCGTATATCTTCCGGATCTACCCCATAGATACGTTTTATGCCCTGGCTGGTATAAGGAAAGCAGCTACTGCCATCTGCACGCAGTTCGTATTCGAAAATAACGCCAGGTACAATTTCTGCTAGCTTCTTCAGACGCATTTGCAACAGATTAAGTTCGCTTAACGGGTAAAAAGAGCCGATGAAGTCGGTGGCGCGATCGCTACTGGTAACGGCTCGGGTGCGATCTACTATCCAGCGATACTCGCCAAAAGCATCCAGGAGCCGATACTTACGATAGAGCGTGTCGCTGCTGCCATGATTAATCCAGTCTTCAAACAGGGCGCTTTGTTTTGCGACATCGTCAGGGTGTACCTTAGAGTGCCACCATTCACTGGCATCCCCTTCGGCTCCGGCCAGGCCCATCAAGTTTTCATCGTCATCAAAGATATACATACGGCCGCTGCTAAAAGAGATGCTATAAACCAGAGAGGGCAAGGTTTTTACCAGGTTATTGAGCTGTGTCTGAGCTTCCAGGCAATGCTGTTCCAGGTTCTTTTGCTCACTAATAGCGGTTAGTGTGCTTATGACTGTGCGCGGTTCCTCATCTTCATGCTGGAGTAGGTTGGCTTCTTCTTTAAACCAGAGCCAGTGCCCACTTTTATGTTTAATACGCGCTTCATAGCTGTAATGGTCGCGAAATCCACTGGTAATTTCTTTACGTGCACTTATACATAATTGAGTATCTTCCGGGTGCAGCAGGTCCAGCCAGTCCTGAGTACTTATCGCTGCTGGGGTGGTGAGCTCATAACCTAATAACCTGTCCCAGCGACCATAGAGTTCTATAGTGCTGGAATTCGTCTGCCAAAGCAGCACACCTGCTTCTATGGATTTTAGAATGTCAGACTGAAGCAGCGTTGAAGATGATTTGGCAAGCATGGGCAGGTTCTCTGGAAATTGATTTTATACAATTTTGAGATTACCGGAAAACGAACTGACTTTATAGTTCAGACGGTTTAATAATTCATCGTTTTCGGACCCAGCGGTCATCTACCTGAACGTATTGTCCTGTTGGAGTGCGTTCAATAGCCCGTTTTCCAGCCATAGCCTCAACATCGGATACTGCAATATTATTATTTTCAGCAATCCGGGTATACTCAGCGCGGCGGGCATCATTAATCAGACGCACGATAGTTTCCGCTTCAGCCGACTCCTCAACTACCACGCCGAGGTAGCCATTCTGGCGCTCTCCAACCAGCCCCTGTTCTTTTGCAGAGGTTAATTCAGACATAGCCTCCTGCAAAGTCATAGCATTGGCAGAAGTTGCCAGCAAAAGCAGTAAACTGGCGAAAAAGGTACGTATAAAAAGTGCAGATGACATAATTTATCCTTAAAATAATCCGCTGGAGTCACTGAAGATTTGATCCAATTCACGATCAACGCGAACATAGATTTCATGATCAATCTTAACGTTTAAATTAATCGTAATAGGCTCGTTTGGCATCGCCACCTGCACCGTTGGCGTGCAGCCCGCGGTGAGCAGTGGGGTGATGCAGACGAGCAAAGCTAGGTATCGCATAGTTTCTCTCTTAGCGCCCATGGTTAGCGGTTTCTGGATTGCAGCACCCGTTGCTGCACCCGTTCCTGAATAATAGTACTGACCTGATTACTTAACTGCAGACTAGTAATTAAATCAGGCAAATTTTCTTGCAGCGTAATATTTAGATTTATTGGGTGGCCCTGTTGCCAGTCAGGATTGTGTCCATGCAGGCGCACCGCCAATAACAAGGTCCCGTCTGTTTGATAGCTGACTCCGCTGTCCAGAATAGAGTAATGAAAGTCCTCCAGTGCATCAACGGCTATTTTTACTCCTGGATTAGAGGCTGCCATGTCTGTCGCCTGTTGTGAACGGAATTGTAACTGCCCGCCTGGGGGCAAGGCGCCCAGACGGCCCTGAACTACACTTATTCCTTCTGAGTCCCATTGCACCGGAATGGTTCCGGAAAGCAGACCACTGCCACTAATGTCTGACGCAGGGTATTGCAATAATAACTGATTAAGGTCGACCTGGTTAATCACAAGTTGTGCTTCCAGCACTTCATCAGCAAGATGATAAATACGGTTTTCCAGGCTCAGACTGCCGTTAAATAAAGCTAACTGATTGTGTTGTAAGTTCAGTTGCCCGCTGAATGGACTGTCTAGCGCCGCTGCATAATAGGTTGCGGCTAACTCAAAAGGACCAAAGTCGAGCCCCTGGCGAATGTTTTCAACCTGTAATTGAGGTAGCGATAAAGCGAGCTTTTCATTGTCCAGAGTTGCTGCAAACTGCGCGTTTAAGCCGCTGAATTCGGTAGTGTTATAAACACCCGCAAGATCGCTCACTCCCAGCGTTGCAGTGACCTGCCATTGGTTGATATCTCCTGCATTGAGCGTTAAAGGCATTCTCAGTTGGCCGCTGGCATTGCCACGACCGCGTTGCAACGTAAGTAGTTCAGGCCAGTCGGCGAGCGTTTCCGCTAGTGGATTACCAGCAAGCAGGAAAATATCGCTCAACTGCCAGTCTACCAGCAGTTGTTCTGTGTTGAGGAGCGCCTCATGGCGCAGTCGTAAACCGCTTTCATTACTCAGCTCTGCGGTTAAGTTCAGTTCCTGCAGGGTGCCTCGCAACTGGCCTTGCCAGCTCCAGTTTTGCGTCTGTAGCAGCTCCTGCTGAAGGGACTTAAAGTTAATATTCATATTCGCAGTCAGGCTGAGTTCGTCTATATACTGCGGGTCGCCTTGAACCTGCCAGTGGGGAATGTTCAGCTGCAGGGCTTCGACGCTGAATTGAGCATCCTGCAAAGAGAAATTAAGGTGTAGCGGTTGCGATGAACTAAGAGTTAACTGATCAGGCTGCCAGCTAAAGTTGACGCCGAATGTAGCTTGTACGTTCTGTAAGCTTAAGTCTTGCCAGTGGTACTCTTGTTGCGTGAGTTGTACTTGTGCATTACTTGCCCTGATAGCGGGTTCTTCCAGGTTGAGCAGAATTTCACTGTTAAGTTGTAACTCGGTGTCACCCTGGCTTTGTAGTTTAATCTGCAGGGGCAGAGCATTTAAAGCCGGTGCTAATTCGTTGTTAGCGTTCACCTGCCATTGCAGATTCCCCGGTTGCAGGCCATAGGGTTGTACTAACTCATTGTAATCCGGGTCTGATAAAATACCGCTGGCGTCGAGCTGGTAGTGGCTAATGTGACTATTGTGCAGATGTATTTCAGCGTTAGCCTGGCCTTGTATACTGCCTATTGAAGGAATGTTAACAGGAGTCGGGCTATTAGCTTCCAGTTGCAGGGCGCCGTTTAGTTGTTGATACCAGTCTGAAATATCAAGCTGGCGATCCAATGCAAAATACCATTGGCTGGATAAACTGGGGCTTTCCGTGGAGGAGAGTAGAGATTGTTCAATGTTATCAGTAACGGACGGGGGCAATGAATAGAACTCGCGAAACAATGCTGTTGCCTGTGGCAATACCTGTACATACAGGGATCCTGACCAGTCGTCGGATTGCAGGCTGGTATCGACAGCGAGTCTTAGTTGTTCTGGAATAATAGCCTGTAAACTTAGCGTAGCGTTCAGATATTGCGACCAAAGTTGCAGGTCAAAATCATCTGTTAAATTGCTTTGCCAGCTTCCTTCAAGACTGGCCTCGTTATTAATCTCATGAAGCCGGTTATAAACTGCAGGAGAAAATTGCAGACCCCATTTTAACAACTCTTGCTGCAGCCACTCAGCGGGTGGCTGGGCTGTTACCTGAAAACGGCCGCTCTTAATATCGCTATACAGTTGCAAATCTAATTGCTGTTCAGCGGCAAGATAGAGCCTTATGTCAGGCTGTTGGTGGTGGCCAGAGTATTGCACGTCGAGTGACAGTTGCTGCTCTTCATTTGGCTGTTGCCCGGGATTAAGGCGTAAATTGATGTCTAACTGTTGCTGGTTGTTTACCAGCAATTCAGCGTAATAGTTGCAGGTATTGTCGGTACAGGGCAATTGCAGCTGAGCATCCAGAATATTCAGGGTTTCTGGTAGCCAGCCTGGCAGCGTCCAGTCGTCGGGCAACTGAAAAGAACTCTCTTCAGCTGGCGAACCGAAATCTGGGAACTGATTCAGGCTCAAATTTATCTTCTCAATTACCACAATTTCCAACTGGGGGCGCCAGTTCAGCCATTGCCAGCTCAAATGCATCTGTTCAACCTGCACGGGCATTCGCAGATTCTGATCGTGATAAATAAAGCTGAGCTCAGATAAGCCGACGTGCCTGGTGCCCAAACTACTAAACTCATAGTTTAGTTGGGAAATCGGCAGTTGTTTTAACTGGTGTTGCAGATACAGCCAGGCTGCTACTCCGGAAGCTAGCAGTACTCCTGCCAGCAGACTGACAATGATTAGAAAACGGCGCATAAACTTCTCGTTGCTTGCCTCACTTTTTAAGCATAAACAGAGGGATGCAATGGGGCAATGTATTTACACAAGCTTAGTACATTTATGTTAGTAAAGTTAGCATTCACAGCAGTTTGCACTAAGCTTACAGAGTGTTGGTGAATGCAATTAGAGGGTAAAAGTTATGGGTTTTTGGGCTAAATTATTCGGCGGTGACTCTGCTAAAGAAGATGATTCTGAAAAGCCGCGCAAGGTATCAGATGAAGATCAACCACGAGTGGTAAAAGATGGTGATGAGACTAAGCGCGGTAGCCAGTTAGATAAAGAAGAACTGGAAGCAAAGCATCGAGAGGATCTGGAAACACCCAAATATACTGAACGGCCGAAAGAAGAGAAAATGGCCGGAGGTGCTAAAAAGAAAAGCGATAAAGAAGATTAGGAGGAATTAAGGTATGGGATTTTTTAGTAAAGTTTTCGGCGGGCTTTTTGAGCCTAAGAGGGAGCCTCAGCCGCAGCCTAAGCCAGGTTCTACGGGTAATAAGAGTAAAAGTCAGGATATAAGTCACGAAGATGGGCCTAAATATAGCGGGCGGGAAGAAGAAACTAAGGCCCAGAAGAATGCAGATCCTGAAACCCGTGAAATTGTGAAAGAGGCTCAGGAGTATCCTAGAGAAGATAAGCCAAACCCTACGGCGGATGCTGCTAAAACCGCAGGTAAGACGACATCATCAAAAAGCCCGCAGGAGCAGCAAAAAACTCAACCCAAGCCTGGAGCGAAGCAACGTAAAAAGCCGACTAACACAGCAACAGGTAAAAATGATAATTAGGCAAAAACTGGATACTGATCAAATCAGTATCCAGCTAGTTGCTGTACACTTCCAATAAAATCACCATTCAACTAAATCCAACTACCTAAGAGGTGTTATGTCGCTCAATATTCTTGTATTTCTTGGTTCTGTCAGGGACAGTACCCCGCCTAAGCCTGCGCGGGTAGGCAAACGCGTAGCCCTGGCCTGTGAGCGTATTTTAAATGACGCCGGTCATCAGGTTGAGGTCATAGATCCTCTGGACTCTAAATGTCCGGATGTCTTCAAGCCGGCTTTCGCTTATAGCGATAAAGAACGTCCGGAAATGCTGCAAAAGTTACAGGACAAAATTGAAGCCGCAGATGCTTATGTCATGGTCAGCCCAGAATATAACCATTCTATGAGCCCGGCGCTGGCTGAGCTGCTGAATCATTTTGGTAGTTCAAGCTTTGCTTATCGTCCCAGTAGTATTGTTACTTATTCTGCGGGTCAATGGGGTGGTGTCCGAGCCGCTGTGGCGCTGCGAAGCTTTCTGGGAGAGCTTGGCTGTTTACCGGTATCGGCGATGATACATGTTCCTAAAGCCTCCGAATCTATTGATGAAGAGGGTGCTTTTAAAGAAGACAGTGAGCGCTGGCAGGGTTATTTCGAACGTAGTTTTGCGCAGTTGCGCTGGTGGGCTGAAGCCACTATAGCGCAACGTGAGAAAGAAGATCCGCATCAAGCGGCGCCAGCTTTTAAGAGTTCACCTTCCCAGCGGAATGCACCCTGAAATCTTAATATAAACACGTTGCTAACAAATTATTTTAGACGGCTAGACTTCTATATGGAATCGTATTAGACTCGGCTTACTTTGTTTCAGCAGCGTGTTTGTTATGCCACTTAATCTCATCATTATCGGTACCGGAAATATCGCCAGTTATTGGCTGCAATATTTTGCGGAAAAGCTGCCGACAACTATACGTGTACATGCGTTGGTTAATTCAAAAGGCTTGCATTTAGTATCTACAGAGCGTCCTGTTTATAAGCAAATTCCACATTCGCTACATCAAGAAGCTGATACTCAATCGTTGGTAAGCAAAGCCCTGGCTTCCTTACCGGGGCCGAAGGCGGTTGTTGATCTGACTGCAAGTAAGATAATTAGCCGAGCCTATACCGACTGGGTTAAACAGGGAGCTCACCTAATTAGCGCGAATAAGTACGCAGGTTCCGCAGCACCTGA carries:
- the recB gene encoding exodeoxyribonuclease V subunit beta translates to MTASVTLKNPMSLPLTGSSLIEASAGTGKTYTIAAAYVRFIIAHVPNRQGTELQREALLPPDILVVTFTKAATAELKERIRARLVEAAKWFRETTSAKHKDAFLQALREDYDEAYWPACARSLQVAAEWMDEASVSTIHSWCQSMLREHAFSSGSLFKQELSTDLEPFKLEATRDYWRNFYYALNAEDYQQVASCWKTPYQLYQAVRNLWSGGQYDEVPTVLDMQAVYRARDQRIAEHLKPYKAKWKLWADQLIEFIEQAEAQNKLTNKRKLSAKKARTELEPVKNWAMDEQAQELKISPTFANHLTSQGLAELYEGTVPELPGLNQLSRLQEAVKKLPGIKTDLTWHAVAWIKDRFQRQLQRQALMGFDDIIKNTRQALEGEQGQHLGEIMRAQFPVALIDEFQDTDPDQYAIFNAVYQVAENDQQTAVFLIGDPKQAIYAFRGADIYTYLQARADTAGRHFTLARNFRSTSAMVNAGNQLFLPAERRPGKKAFLFGDGDFNPVPYTEVEASGLKKRLLIDNQDASPLQLWTSQPEEDTELKGETYQQTQAESFATYITELLNLSTAGKAGILDEDQWQPLQTKDIAILVNNRFEARQMQSALRQRNIPSVYLSDSNSVYDAPVAIDLLAILHACANPGDARALMVVLSSSLLNLDISELDQLRDDDFLWDKRVEQFIELGDKWDRQGVLTMLHAVLHQFQVPQRLKAEQGGERLLTDLLHLAELLQQAASSLEGEQALIRYFTEQIYAERESHSDEQVVRLESDADLIQIVTIHKSKGLEYPLVFLPFISACRPQTAGKGVLHYHDSSGIRQSTLEPDDDALQQAEEERLGEDIRKLYVAVTRAKFACWASLAPVKNWQSSALAYLAGAQQDFVEAALSTWAESAVKVSPLPEATADSYQPVVREDLQLAHCKMPPGRVLENWWIASYSALKYGAMREPESALEANLQELELQEVELQEVELQELELQELELNEKLIDRPAAGGIHQLPRGAGPGTFLHNLLEDAAQTGFAEIAAQADSRMALIERRCRSSHWAERTELLNNWLQAYLNTEFVAGDSSLRLCDLQVYKAEPEFWFRVQGVNAVALDNLVIEQVLPGHARPGLLNNYLNGMLKGFIDLIFEYQGKYYVADYKSNYLGPDDASYTQETMRDKILNSRYDMQYVIYILALHKLLQSRLGDAYDYDEHVGGALYLFLRGHNAPSRGAFFDKPSRQLIEQLDALLTAQGEDNV
- the recD gene encoding exodeoxyribonuclease V subunit alpha — its product is MSELMRLLQNWQQAGWIGQLDMAFAKFVQQESDASDLVTLAAALLSHQVGRGHVCMDLEGLLKAPEQVLGLPPEHYRGAGAEPDEPVTPSLLLASVDLDTWLQQLSESNVVCQHNAPLVIAGRYLYLRRYWQHEHFIAEDLSRRMENSDSSVSPQLLPLLNQLFQPVKQKSTATQDMMSQVNWQKLACANTLRSQFSVITGGPGTGKTYTVVRLLALLHKLHGANGTNPPRILLAAPTGKAAARLKSSILQALGELKDPQKNPQLQNWHPIFAQINAESSTLHRMLGSQSRQRAGSFRYNKDNPLPADVLVIDEASMVDIEMMSAVLQALPVHARLILLGDKDQLASVEAGAVLGQLCAGAEAGGYDENTFNYLQSISDETELPASLAASGPVTSRLQHVIMLRVSRRFADQSGIGKLAFAVNAGDSSAVASIINVAGQAPYQDIQVLAAENAESASVKTLCQEGFASYLKLLKAGPGENASEQENDEWARKVLNEYAQFQLLTPVREGEWGVRRLNELVKGWLPRQGASNEQWYAGRPVMITANDYSLNLRNGDIGILLHRHSDDTKRVVFIDGDNKVRWVLPSRLTHVETAYAMTVHKSQGSEFTHTVMVMPDRDNPTLSKELLYTGITRAKERLSLVLPKPALLINTVTKPTQRLGGLRFGGE